AAGCAGAATACGATGAACCGGGAACAGCGAATTACTTGACTTCGTGCAAGACAATGTCCGTAAAGCTTTGGCGAGCTTGATTTTCTCAAACTCTTTATCCCCTCTAAATAACTCCTATTTACTATCAATCAAGGGGAGGAGAATGCTTTGAGGCATTTTAAAGTGGAATGTAAATTCAATTGTTCCTTAAGGAGTGAAAGCCATGCGTAATAAAGTGCTGCCATTAAGCAAGCCTATTGTTGATGCCTATCCGTATCACGCTAATCTTCAGTCAGTCATTCTTAACATTCCCGAATCTATGCCCTGGATACTTAATAACTATGTACAGTTACATACCATGAAGCTTTTTGATAATTTAAGACTTGATTATTATAACTATACTTTATGGAAAACATGTCCGTGGATCTATTACCAAAGAATCGGGAGAGATATAGTGCTCCTGAAATGGGACTCTATCGTTAATTTTCTCATAGAAATGATCGAGTCGGGTTTTTACTCATTTTTTATGGTGGATGTCTCGCAAATTCCTTCATATGATATCAAAGGTGAACACGATATTTTCATATTCGGCTTTGATCTTGATAGAAAAGTATTTTACGCAGCAGATAATTTCCAATTTGGAAAGTATCAGTACAAGGAAATCTCTTTTGAGCAGATTGAAAAAGGCTACAATCGGATTATAGAAACTGGAAAGAAAGATTACTTATCTGGTATAGAAATCATTAATCTTCGACAGGACAATAAATACTTGATTCAGAAAGATTATACCTTTCAAGTGGATTTTTTAGTGGAGCAACTGGTTGATTACCTTAATTCAAAAAAACATATTTGAGGTATAGGCTGCCGGGGGAAAATTGGTTTGGGAATTTTGGATGGGTTTTCGGTATGGAGATATACCCTTTTCTCAACTCCTATTTGGAGGCATTGCAACTTAAAGAAGCTCCATGGGACCCTAGGGCTTTCCACGTATTATGGAATCATAAAAATATTATGCTTCTACGGCTATCCTATTTAGCTGAAAATGATTATATTGCTCCATCCAATGATTTGAAAAATAAATATGTCGAAATCGAAAAGCAGTCCTTGGTTTCTAGGAATTTATTTCTCAGGTATTTTATTGAAGGTCGTAACGATTCTATCATTAGGATTATGGAAAAACTTCGATTTATAGAGCAGGAAGAAAGAGAAACCTTGGAAAAATTATTACAACGGTTTCCAAAATTCTAATTTTCCAAAGCCAGATAGTAGCTATATAAGTTCAACTAAAGTTTTTTTGAATCATGGAATGGATCCTTCATCACAGACGTCGAAGTAGAGAAGAAAAAACGAGACGAGTGATGGTCATGGAAATCCAGAAATCAGATCAAGAGGAATTAGATAAGCGTCTGAAACAAGAACGGGATCGGCACATGTTTGAACGCTACCAAACCATATACCTTTATCGCTAAAGAAGATAAAGGTCAAACCGCAAGCGAAGCATGTTGACGAAAACGACGAAGATCGTCTTTTTATCATCCGGCATATGCTCTGTACTCAGTGCCGAAAGATCCACCATGAGCTTCCGGATTGTATTGTGCCGTACAAGCGCTACGAATCATCTGGAACGTGGTTCGTTTCAATGGCTTGAGGAGGCACGGTATCGCTATGTCTGACTCAGCGCAAACTGCGCTGGCTGCTGGACGGCCTTAAGAAAGGGGAAAGTGAATGTTAATAGACGTTAACAATCTATCCAAGCAATTTACGTACCACAAAAAAGAGCCAGGGTTAAAATCCTCTGTTTCCAACCTGTTTCGCCGTGAGAGGCTTGTCAAGCATGCCGTCAAAAATATTACGTTCTCGATAGATGAAGGTGAGATCGTCGGTTTTCTGGGACCCAATGGTGCCGGTAAGACGACAACCCTAAAAATGTTATCTGGCATAATGTATCCCACCAGCGGTGAAGCAAAAGTGGCGGGGTATGTGCCATGGGAGAGGAAGAAGAAATTAAAACAGCAGTTTTCGATCGTTATGGGACAAAAAAGCCAACTGTGGTGGGACCTCCCTGCGATTGAATCGCTGAATTTGAATAAATACATATACGAAATCGAGGAAGCCGCCTTTAGGCAATCAGTTAGTGATTTAACGGATTTGCTGGACGTGAAGGAGTTACTGAATGTTCAAGTAAGGAGACTTTCCTTGGGTGAACGAATGAAGCTGGAGCTAATAGCAGCTCTTATTCATAAGCCCAAAATCCTCTTCTTAGATGAACCAACGATTGGGCTCGACATCATCTCACAGAAGAAGCTCAGGGACTCTATAAAAGAATACAATAGGAAGGAAAAGACGACCATCATCTTAACGAGTCACTATATGGAGGATATCGAGGAGCTATGCAGCAGGCTAATCGTCATTAACGAGGGTGTAATCGCGTACGACGGTGAACTTGACAAGGTAAATGAGCTTTTCAATCAAAAAAAGCGGCTGAATTTACAATTTTCGGATTCTATAACGAGAGACGCCCTAACAAACTATGGAACGATTATCGATTTCGATTCCTACAGCGCCACGATCGAGATTGATAGGGACAAACAGAAAGCGCACCTAAGGGCTATGCTTGAAGTTCTCCCTATATCGGACTTCAATATCGGCGATATCCCGATCGAGGAAGGCATAAGATTACTCTATGAAAGAGGGGACTCATAGGTGATGGCCGTGTACAAAAAATACATGAAGTCTCTCCTTGGATTACAAAACTCGATGGAGTACAGAACGGATTTTTTCATTGATATGCTCAGTGGAATCTTCGCTGTGGTAATACAGTGTTTTCTATGGACGGTTATTTTTAATAGCTCGAGTAGCGATAACGTTTACGGTTATACGTATGAACAGTTGATCACGTACACTATATTAGCCGGCGTGGTCGCGAAGCTGTTATCGACCGGATTCGAGAATGTGATTGCAGCGGATATTAAGGATGGAGGACTGAGTAAGTTTTTAGTACAGCCTATCGGTTACTTCCAGTACCGTGTGTTCTGTTTTATCGGACAGAAGATTTCCCAAATAGCATTTCTGCTTCTTATTGTTGCGGCCATGCTATTGACTAGCAAATATGCGTTAAATTTCCAAATGGAAATGAGTTTGCCCTTTCTAGCGCTGCTTCCTTTATTCCTATCAGCCGTGTTGAATTTTCTAATCTTTTACTGCGTTAGCACGATCGCCTTTTGGATGCTAGACGTGTCGATGTTATTCTGGGGGATTAACCTTTTGACGCTTATTCTAAGTGGTGCCATTTTTCCGCTGGATATCTTCGGTGAACGCTGGCTGCGCGTGATGGAATATCTCCCCTTTACATATACCGCTTACTTTTCGTTAAACGTGCTTACAGGCAAGGTAATCGGTAATACCATCGTGGAAGGAATCGTGGTTCAGCTCATCTGGATCTGCATATTCGGCGTGTTATCGGCTGGCTTGTGGAGGATGGGAATGAAAAAATATGTAGCAGTAGGTGGTTAAATGAGTTCGTTGGCTAAAAGCTTGCGAAAGTATATTCGGGTATACTACCATTTGTTGAAAATCAATCTGATCTCGCAGCTGGAGTATCGATCCAACTTCTTTGTCGGGTTTATTGTCGAAAGTGGATTTCTCTTTACGAAGATCATGTACCTTGTCGTCTTATACAATGTTGACGTTACGATCAACGGGTATTCGCCGGATCACATGATGCTATATGTGGGGACGTTCTCTATCGTAACGGCATTCTATACGGGGTTCATCATGATTAACTTCTATGAGATTCCAGGGCATGTCAAGAACGGGACCCTCGATATGTTTATAACAAAGCCTATCTCCACGCAGTTTCTAGTGACATTAAGGAAGTCTAATTTCGCGCTGGCGATGTCTAACTTGATAGGCGGAATTGTTATGGTCATCATTGCTTGTAGCCGGATAGGAGGTGAGATAGACGCTTATAATTTGATCGGTTATCTGGCATTAATCATTTGTGGAATTGTAATGTCTTATGCGTTGTTTCTGTTGCCGCAATTATTGTCGTTCTGGGTTGTAGAGACGAAAGCGCTTATTGGGCTTGCGGACCGGGCATGGGACTTTAACACTATGCCAATGGTTATTTTTCCGAAATGGTTTCAACGAATAGGCACATTCATTCTGCCTATCTTCGCGATTTCCAATTTTCCTCCGATGCTGCTAGCAGGTCATATGAAAATATATTTGATCATATGGGCTGTCGCATCCCCCTTCTTGTTCTTATACCTGGTCTCGAAGCTGTGGAATATAGCCATAAGGAGCTACACCAGCGCAAGCAGTTAAGAGATCCCTATATCGAAAACAGCCCATAGTAGGAGTGGAAAAATGTCCGAAGTACGCTTTTTTAGTGAAATACCCGGTTTCCTTGAGTTTCCTAACCAATTGGAGAAAATTGATGAGATCGCAGCATTATCAAATGAGTATCACTTACCGGCTCGCATATCTATTACTCACACGCTGCATTAGATCCATGGATTCTGGCCATGAGAGTATTGAGTCGAATCAAAAACCTGATTCCTCTCATTGCAACTTAGCCATACTCTATGCCGCCTCTTACGACGGCTAAGATGGTGGCGACCGTCGCTAATCTATTTCAGCGCAAAGTATGCCTAAATATGATTACAGGCGTAAGTGAAATGGAGCTTCGCAGCGTTAATCAACCCGGTGGATTCCAAGTAGAAGTATGCGAGGCTGGAGGAATATACGAATGTCCTCCGAACCTTATTGACCAAATTTGGGGCGGTTAGTTATATGGGAGAGCACTATCACTTTCAGGGCCTTGAGCTGGTTCCCCCAATGCGGCATGAGTATATACCGGAACTATTCGTGGTGGGGTCTTCGAAAGACTGCATGGAGGTTACGCATGCTAATATAGTCTGCAACCTGCGCGTAACTTCCGACTAAATAGGGGTCCGTAGCGATATCTAGAATGCGGCGTGAACACGATTCTGCTGGGAAAACTCTATCATGAACATCAGTTCGAGCACTTGTCTAAAATATTGCTTCGACTGGAAATACCGGAAATTTGACTTTTTAGAAATCAATGTCAAGGGGACTTATAATCATGGAAAAGCAGATCGTTATTATTGAAGCCATTAAGCGTGCAATTGGAAAAGAGAACGTCTCATCTGATTCCGTATTGATCGACGATTTGGGTGTGGATTCGATGGGATTCATTCGAATCGTAGTTGAGGTGGAAAAATCGTTAGAAACCCAATTCGGCGATGATGATATCGTTCTGAATTTGTATCCTACTGTTCAGGATCTCATTAATTATTTTGAAAACCGCTAAAGTATAGAATGCCAAACTTCTTAGAAAAAGGGACACGAGTATGAATAATATGTACGAAATTATTGCAAAAACCGCGTCGCAGCAGCCAAATGTTGCTGCAGTCGTATTCGAGGATACAGTCACAACGTATGAGGCATTCATCCATACTGTCGATCGGTTAGCTGCAATGCTCCAAATGAATCATATAAAGCAGGGTGACATTGTTGGGCTGATACACAGCAGAACCCCTATTGCGCTTGCTGCCATGTTTGCGGGAGTTAAAGTAGGTGCAGCCTATATGCCAATCGAACCGGGAGCCCCGAAAGCTAGAACGGTCTATATGCTGGATGAAAACCATGCAGCAGCGATCCTTACAGACCTCCCCGAAATCATGGATCAATATGCAGATTACAGAATAATTGATACATCGAAGCAAACGATGGTCCAAGCAACCGAAGCATTCAATGAGCATATTGATTACTCCGACCACACGGCTTACATCATCTATACGTCAGGTTCTACCGGGAAGCCAAAGGGCGTGAAAATCCGGCAAGCGGGCATCGTGAACCTGATTCTGCATGGAACAGATGTTGTGGGCATTTCCCCTGGCAGAACAATGATGTGCTTGTCTAACCTTTCCTTCGACATGTCTGTGCCCGAAACTATCCTGGCACTATGCAAAGGATTAACTGTCGTATTGGCTAATGAAAAGGAACAGAAGAACCCGGTCTTAATCAGGAGACTTTTCGAGAAACATGGCATTGATACCGTCCTTATCGCGCCGACGAGACTCCAACTATTAACGATGTATCATCGAAATCTCTCATTCATGAGCCATGTTAAGTCCTTTATGTTTGGCGCGGAAAAGATCCCCGGCTATTTGCTTGAGATGATTAAAGCGAACTGTCCAGATGCACGTATTTATAATCTTTATGGCCCTACGGAGGTTACCGCATTCGTGACGTACAGCGACATCACGGATAAAGTTTTGATCGATGTAGGAAGGCCGATAGAGAACATGGAAGTTTATATTATGAATGAATATCTAGAACCGGTAAGGATAGGGGTTAAGGGCGAAATATGTGTTTCAGGCATAGCACTCTCTCCGGGATATGTTAATGATCTTGAACTGACAGACAAAAAGTTTATTTTCCACGAAAACGTAAAATACGGGTCACTCTACAGAACTGGCGATTATGGAAGAATGCTTGATGACGGTTGTATTCAATACTTAGGACGATTAGATAATCAGGTTAAATTCAAGGGATATCGAATCGAGCTGGAGGAAATAGAAGCCGTAGCACTATCCTATCCAGGTATAATGCAGGTGGTTGCAGATATTAGAGAGGATGCTGTTGGAGTCGAGGAGTTGTTCCTCTTCTATAGCTTAACTCAACCCATCAATGAGGCCGATTTAAGGAATTACCTGCGTCAAGTGTTGCCGGATTATATGGTCCCTACGGTGTACGAGAGGAGCGAAACACTTCCTACCAACCAGAATGGGAAGATTGATAGAAAGCAACTGAAACAAGGGAAGGAGCTCCTCCGGTAGCTGGAGGGGATAATCGGATGAATAAAGATGAAAATGTCTATCGCGTTGGATTGATCGGAATGGGGATGATGGGGGTAGGAATCGGATTAAGCCTGCTCCGGGCAGGATTCCCCTTCACGTGACAAAGCATCGGCGTGAAGAGAATATGAAAGAGCTTGAAGCGCACGGGGGATTGTGGAATCCGATCTGCGAACGCTAGCTCATAAGTGCAACGTGATTATCATGTGCCTACCACATTCCGGTGTGGTTGAGGAAACGCTCATTGGAGAGGCGGGCATGATCAATGATTTGGCGCCTCATACAATCGTGATTGACTGTTCGACATCCGATCCTGCATCAACGTGCAATCTAAGCCGACTATTGAAGGATAGAAAGATTTCATTGTTGGATGCCCCGATGAACAGGGGGCCAAAGGATGCGCGGGAAGGCAAGTTAAACATCATGGTTGGCGGAGACCCGGAAGCCTATGAGGCGGTGTATCCGTTATTTGCCAGCTTTTCGGAAAATATTTACTATGTGGGGCAGGCAGGGGCGGGCCATCGTCTTAAGCTACTAAATAACTATATTTCGATGGCCTTTACGAGCATCGTGATATCGAGTCTGTCTTACGCACAAATGAATGGACTTGATCTTGCCATTTTGGACAAGGTGATGTCAAAGGGATCGAACTATATTCCCGCAATGCCCCTAATGATTAGCTGGCTAGAAAAAGGGGGGACATCCTTCAATTTTCTATCGAGAACGCTAGTAAAGATGTGAATTATTTCAAACAGCTGCTCGTGGATCGAGGGGTCAATACAGAATTGGTAGATGCCGTGGCGAACACCTATGATCAAGCCGTTCAAATGGGCTTGGGCTCTAAGATGTTGCCGGAGCTGTATCAGTTGTTCAAAGTACCTTCGACAATAGAAAAATAAATTAAAGCGAGGTAACCTTTCATGTCTACCTATACTTATGTGCTTTCCACGGACTTCATCAACCTTAATCAATTTATGGAGATCGTTAACAATCCGTCATGTAACTTGAGAATCGATAAGCAAGTAGAAGAAGGAATCAGGCGCCTCTCGGAAGCTCTTGGAGAAGTATGTCGATGAAGGGCGGATCATATACGGGGTCAATACGAGCATGGGGGGATTCGTAAACTATCTCGTGCCAGTAGAGTTCGCGGAAGAACTGCAAAACAACCTGATCGCGTCAGTTGCCTCAAACGTCGGCGAATATTTGGAAGATCACGAAGTGCGTGCCGCTATGCTAGCGAGACTGATCTCGTTGTCCAAGGGAGCGTCGGCGATCAGCATAGAGAATTTCATGATCTATTTAGACATGTTCAACAAAAATGTTCTGCCTTGCATTCCAAGAAAGGGGTCTTTAGGTGCCAGTGGCGATCTTGGACCGCTCGCATTCATCGCTCTAGTGGCTGGAGGGAAGTGGAAAGCAAAGTATAACGGTCAAGAAATGACTGGGGAAGAAGCATTACGAATGGCAAACATCACACCCATGCGATTAAGCTACAAAGAAGGCCTGGCTTT
This genomic window from Paenibacillus hexagrammi contains:
- a CDS encoding DUF6431 domain-containing protein; translated protein: MLCTQCRKIHHELPDCIVPYKRYESSGTWFVSMA
- a CDS encoding ABC transporter ATP-binding protein translates to MLIDVNNLSKQFTYHKKEPGLKSSVSNLFRRERLVKHAVKNITFSIDEGEIVGFLGPNGAGKTTTLKMLSGIMYPTSGEAKVAGYVPWERKKKLKQQFSIVMGQKSQLWWDLPAIESLNLNKYIYEIEEAAFRQSVSDLTDLLDVKELLNVQVRRLSLGERMKLELIAALIHKPKILFLDEPTIGLDIISQKKLRDSIKEYNRKEKTTIILTSHYMEDIEELCSRLIVINEGVIAYDGELDKVNELFNQKKRLNLQFSDSITRDALTNYGTIIDFDSYSATIEIDRDKQKAHLRAMLEVLPISDFNIGDIPIEEGIRLLYERGDS
- a CDS encoding ABC transporter permease, yielding MAVYKKYMKSLLGLQNSMEYRTDFFIDMLSGIFAVVIQCFLWTVIFNSSSSDNVYGYTYEQLITYTILAGVVAKLLSTGFENVIAADIKDGGLSKFLVQPIGYFQYRVFCFIGQKISQIAFLLLIVAAMLLTSKYALNFQMEMSLPFLALLPLFLSAVLNFLIFYCVSTIAFWMLDVSMLFWGINLLTLILSGAIFPLDIFGERWLRVMEYLPFTYTAYFSLNVLTGKVIGNTIVEGIVVQLIWICIFGVLSAGLWRMGMKKYVAVGG
- a CDS encoding ABC transporter permease, whose amino-acid sequence is MSSLAKSLRKYIRVYYHLLKINLISQLEYRSNFFVGFIVESGFLFTKIMYLVVLYNVDVTINGYSPDHMMLYVGTFSIVTAFYTGFIMINFYEIPGHVKNGTLDMFITKPISTQFLVTLRKSNFALAMSNLIGGIVMVIIACSRIGGEIDAYNLIGYLALIICGIVMSYALFLLPQLLSFWVVETKALIGLADRAWDFNTMPMVIFPKWFQRIGTFILPIFAISNFPPMLLAGHMKIYLIIWAVASPFLFLYLVSKLWNIAIRSYTSASS
- a CDS encoding acyl carrier protein yields the protein MEKQIVIIEAIKRAIGKENVSSDSVLIDDLGVDSMGFIRIVVEVEKSLETQFGDDDIVLNLYPTVQDLINYFENR
- a CDS encoding amino acid adenylation domain-containing protein; amino-acid sequence: MYEIIAKTASQQPNVAAVVFEDTVTTYEAFIHTVDRLAAMLQMNHIKQGDIVGLIHSRTPIALAAMFAGVKVGAAYMPIEPGAPKARTVYMLDENHAAAILTDLPEIMDQYADYRIIDTSKQTMVQATEAFNEHIDYSDHTAYIIYTSGSTGKPKGVKIRQAGIVNLILHGTDVVGISPGRTMMCLSNLSFDMSVPETILALCKGLTVVLANEKEQKNPVLIRRLFEKHGIDTVLIAPTRLQLLTMYHRNLSFMSHVKSFMFGAEKIPGYLLEMIKANCPDARIYNLYGPTEVTAFVTYSDITDKVLIDVGRPIENMEVYIMNEYLEPVRIGVKGEICVSGIALSPGYVNDLELTDKKFIFHENVKYGSLYRTGDYGRMLDDGCIQYLGRLDNQVKFKGYRIELEEIEAVALSYPGIMQVVADIREDAVGVEELFLFYSLTQPINEADLRNYLRQVLPDYMVPTVYERSETLPTNQNGKIDRKQLKQGKELLR
- a CDS encoding NAD(P)-dependent oxidoreductase produces the protein MCLPHSGVVEETLIGEAGMINDLAPHTIVIDCSTSDPASTCNLSRLLKDRKISLLDAPMNRGPKDAREGKLNIMVGGDPEAYEAVYPLFASFSENIYYVGQAGAGHRLKLLNNYISMAFTSIVISSLSYAQMNGLDLAILDKVMSKGSNYIPAMPLMISWLEKGGTSFNFLSRTLVKM